One genomic segment of Sminthopsis crassicaudata isolate SCR6 chromosome 2, ASM4859323v1, whole genome shotgun sequence includes these proteins:
- the TUNAR gene encoding protein TUNAR isoform X2 translates to MVITSGNEEDRGSQEKENKEESILAMLGIIGTILNLIVIIFVYIYTTL, encoded by the coding sequence ATGGTAATCACTAGTGGTAATGAAGAAGACAGAGGCAgccaagaaaaggaaaacaaagaagaaagtatCCTGGCAATGCTAGGGATTATTGGGACCATCCTAAACCTCATTGTCATcatctttgtgtatatttatacaactTTGTGA